A window of Miscanthus floridulus cultivar M001 chromosome 12, ASM1932011v1, whole genome shotgun sequence genomic DNA:
ggcacggtcCCAGCGCCACGATCACGACGCTGACACAGAAAGATGTGGCGGTGCAGCAGCAGTCTCTTCTCCCCATCCCTCCGTGCTGCACTGCTGTAACGATTGGTGGACTGCTGCCTGCTGGCGTGCTGCGTGCACGGTGCACCCTACTACTACCTAGGGACCTCTGTTTGACCACCATAGTTTATACTGCCACTACCAGAACAACCAAAAGGTGCACACATCTCGAGGAAAGAGATTAGCTTTCTTAATCTCTGTTGTTATGGTGTGCTGGTATATTAGGCCATTCTGCACTGTACATGAGTACATTTTTCGATACGAAAAGTGATCAACAGGTGAATATCtatagttttgttgtatgttgtgatcgaaTATGAACTAGCACTCAAAGCGTGCAGAAAAGAGGAGTCAGGATAACTTTGTGAAATAGTAAAAGGCTTGTGTGCAGAAAAGAGGAGTCAGGATAACTTTGTGAAATAGTAAAAGGCACCGTAAAGAGGATGAACACTTTCTCTTTCTGTGTACAGGTACAAGTACTAGAACAAAATGTTGGGCTGTTGGCTAACGTTGTTTGTACGAATCCAGGTGCACATCGGCACATGGATGAGTTTCTAGCGAAGTACTCGTTGCCACCTTTGCGTGTGGTCAGGTCATGTGACGAGACACTTGTATTTCCACGGAGGAAAGAAAGGTAAGGCATTGTTTTAAATCCAGGGTAAAGTTTTAGGGCGTCGTGTctgtttgatactaataaaaaactaaaTTAAAAAATTCATCAGTAATCCGTGAACGAATTTATCAAAcctaattaatttatcattagcacgtgtgttactgtagcaccatattatcaaatcatagactagttaggcttaatagatttatctcgcaaattagtcgcaaactgtgtaattaattatttttagtctatatttaatactttatgcatgtgtctaaatattttaTGGGATAGGAAGTAAACTTTAAGAGAGAAACTAAATAAGGTCTAAAAGGTTTTGTGGAAAAAAAATTCTCATGGACTCATGATCTTGGTCATGGTCATGGCTGGAGAAAAGCGAGAAACTGACTCGTGGACTCCTGTCTATACTCTATGCTTGTCTACTAGCAGGAGGCACTAGGCAGCTGTCGCATCGAATATTTAAAATTAatttagaatattaaatatagattaattataaaactaattatataaatTAAGATTAATTTATAAGATAAATCTATTAAATTTAATTAGACTCATATTTATTCCTTCTGATTACTGTCGAATATTCGATGTATCTTAATATCCGACGCGACGCCTTCTATACTTTAGTGTCGGAATGCAAACACACGGGTGAATAGAGGGCTAAAAAACGCGAGACATGACATCGCGTTGTTAGATCTCAGCTATCCCAGTCCTTCTGCTGCTCTGGTCACTGGTCCAAAGACCTCTGGTGCCCACTGCCCAGTGCTCTCCACTCTCCttgtccctcccctcctctcatcttcattcttcagTCTTCACCCTCCCTTTGTCGCTGGCCAGTGGCCACTCGTCGCACCCTCCCCGGCAGGCGAGCAGCGAGGAAGAATGGAGTACGAGAGGATTCATCAGAAAGCCCAGGTATGCGCTCTACGCGAAGCCGCAAACCAGTGCAGTAGCTGGTTTGATCCGGCTAGTACTTTCACTTGCTGGCCACTCAATTTGCTTCGATGCCATTTCTTTCCGCCTGTTCTCCCCTCCTCGAGAATATGTTTCTGCGTGTTGATATGGTCATCTGTTTCATTTTCAGGCCATTTTCCTGAAATTTATAGAATGCTGTAAGTGGGTAGACTTTTGAATGCCAATAGTTGAGTAGAATGTTTCTGGTTTAGAGAGCTTCCGGTCAATCTGCCTTCTCAATGGAGGCCAAACCCCCCAAATCCAACTCTGAATACACCCATATCCATGAGCAAAAGCATATTTCGGAGGCAGTGGATGCCTGGCTAGAATGCTTATTCTGCAGAATTTAGCGTTGGTACAGTGCATCCTAGTATTTTGCATGACATGAAATTTACGATGATTTAATTAATTTTGCagcatttttaattattttttgacATCTTGTTCCAGGCTAACATATAGCAGCACCCTTCCACAGTTCCACTCAATTTCAGTATTGCCTCACATCTCGCAGTTCTTTTTTCACCTCGAAATACCTCCTAGTTTTTCAGAGTACTAGAATGCCCTTTGGCCTACACCCACATTGACGTATTTGCCCTTTTTTTTTGTCTCTGCAAAAGTAACTACTTCGATTGTGAAATCATAAGCTGGGGCTTTCATGGAAAAAAGACTTACAGCTTTGAGGTTGCTGCAGCCTGGTGCTCTTTCCCCAACAAAGCTAAGGATGAAGATTATGGGAGCCCACAATCGAGTTAGAGTAATCACCAGCAACTCATCATCGCGGACGTCACCTGCAAAAAACATCGAGGCTTCACAAGCACAGAACAGGCTATTAGTGTGTGATGTTCTTGAAGAAGGTACAGACGAATTGGCCATTGATTGGATTAGTTACCTTTTTTCCTGACTAAGTCAATAACTCATCCTTCTTGTTTCATAACCAGTTTCAGACAGTGCAGATGGCATCAAACACCCTTCGGCAGATAACAAAACTGAAGCCGTAGAAAAGGATTTAGCAGTGGACAGCAATAAAGTTCAGAACACTTCCAAGAATTCGGTTCCTCAACCAGTAACAGGCAGCTCGAGCATGATACACCCAGTGAGACCGGTGGAAGAAGACAGTACAGAATGCGACAGTGGTCTTGACAATGCTAGCACTAGTAGCTTTGAGTTCCATGGAGTTGAGAAGAGGGCGACACAGAATCCAGCGATGGGGTATTTATCTAGACAGACCTCCATTTCCTCCAAGTGGAATGATGCAGAGAAATGGATCGTGAACCGGCAGAATGTTAACCAGAACATCACCAAGGGCACAGCGCAGAACCAGACAGTAAACCAGATGAACTCTATTGCAGCCAGGGGCGCCATTGTGCCCAAAATTTCTGGTCGCCCTGTGCAGAAAATGAAGAGAGTGAACCCAGCTTTGTCTGCTCCGCGCAGCATATTAGAGAGGTTATCGTTTGCTTCGTATCAGCCTAAGTTGGTTAGGCATGCCAATGTCTGTCCAGTTAGTAATGCTAGTGCTAACTCGGAGTGTCACAAGGCAACTGATACTGGTTCATCAATTGAAGTGAAACCCTGCAACGATACAAACGGTAACTTT
This region includes:
- the LOC136497837 gene encoding uncharacterized protein, encoding MEYERIHQKAQPGALSPTKLRMKIMGAHNRVRVITSNSSSRTSPAKNIEASQAQNRLLVCDVLEEVSDSADGIKHPSADNKTEAVEKDLAVDSNKVQNTSKNSVPQPVTGSSSMIHPVRPVEEDSTECDSGLDNASTSSFEFHGVEKRATQNPAMGYLSRQTSISSKWNDAEKWIVNRQNVNQNITKGTAQNQTVNQMNSIAARGAIVPKISGRPVQKMKRVNPALSAPRSILERLSFASYQPKLVRHANVCPVSNASANSECHKATDTGSSIEVKPCNDTNAIPTVHSVSVRDVGTEMTPIPSQEPSRTGTPLGSRTPTRSPNCSIPSTPVGGRSIASPGEECTDDGPYFNRKGGTHANELSDTETRLKTRQEIAALGIQLGKMNIATWASKEELELVPAAPSIADLERMKKEYAARAASYEEAENTKHTARFKKEEVKIEAWESHQRAKIESEMRRIEEHAERMRSEAMAKMAEKLEMTWRIAEEKRASANAKMNQQAAIAVQKAEKIRQTGRVPGSSILCCSGCFCGP